The DNA sequence atattttccGTTTTTAAAGGTTTGTATAGGAAAGAGTGAAAACAAATGTTTCCTTTACAAATCTTtcacaacaaacaaaattattttcattatttcttttacaaCCTTTGActacaaaaaacaaacatatagtTCAAAACAAAGTAgcatttttaataattgaaatagaaaacattttcatgaaGTAAAAAAGCCATAATATTTCATGTCGTCAAGTTTAATGTTGCAGAGTCTCAGCCTTGAGTAGCAAACTTAGCAAGCACAAGATGATGGCCACAAAAGCTCATTACAAGAAACAAAAGTGAAGTTACTTTAACATCATAGAAACTTGATCCAGAACAAGTGCATTGTGTATGAGAAGACTTATACGTCTACAAACAAGAATACATACAAGTATACAGCCATCATGGAGTGAAGTATGCAACAGGAAGTTGAGAACATGAAGTCTGCTTGTCTTAGATTGCTattaattgatcaattaatTGGATATCAAATGAGAGGAAAAATAAGAAAGTGATATAGACATAAGTTTACTGCATGTgctgaaatgaaaataaaccCTTCCTTATTAAGCTCTCCTGCAATTAGTAGATTGAATTGCTAAACGGACATCAACCATGCTAACCTGGGCAGAAGAAAAGCTACCACAAGGTGGCCAGGTCCTGGTAAGATCACTGACATAACCATGTAACTCACATCCAATATCCATCAAAACAAGATCCCCTTGTTTAATCTGCCAAACAAGTAAAGATTAGAAACACGAAATTAAAGTTACTAGGAGATGgtatttattaaatgaatttacTCTCTGATCATTCCTAGAATAATGTATAATGCTTCCATTAGGTCCACCACCAACCACAGGATTGAATCTGatacagagaaaaaaaaggaaaggtTGTCATTAGTTATGGATGAAAGTGATCCTTAAACTTGAATTCCTTTTCTATTAATGaacttctttacttttatttttttgtggaAGCTTCTTAAATTATCAACAGCAATAGATGAAGTTTCAGACAAAAAAAACTCCTCACCCCATCCGCTGGGCACCTCTAATTTTGCATTCATATTCAACCTTCGCTGCTAGTGTACCTTCAAAAGGGTATGTCTTTGAGTGTAGCATTGTCAACAAAAGAGCCTGTTCAAAGACCACATGGATATCATTCTACATGTAGGACCAACTAATggtatcaccaaatgtgaatgCAACAGCCTCATTGGGAGTTTGGAATATTTAGTTACCAAATAGTTACAGTTGCACTAGAGATGAAAGTACCTGACAAGCAATGGATGCAGATTCCTTCATCAGCTTAAGCTCTGCTGGTGACTTTATCCATCGCAGTTGATGGGTATAAACAGCTAGATCCATTACATTGTTACAGTAAGCTAGTTTTTTGAATGCTTCAATTTCCATATATGCTGGAGTTACAGTCTGGACATTGTGGAACACTTTTGAGGATCCCTTTATCATATCGGGAAGGATCTGAATCAGtagtaaaaaatgttaaataaaaatcattataaataacAGTTGTAACAGTTTAACCTAGGAGATGACAATGCACTTTTATAATGGAAAGATGTGATAACATTGGCTTCAAGCTTCCAGCAAGCTAACCAATGGAAATATTTCAGTCGTAAGGACAAAATTGTTTACTATATAATTTCTAATGAAGTAAAAGCTTTTGATAGTCAATACCAGTAATTCACCTCATGCAATTTTCTCATTGGATATGCCTTATCAGCCTTGAATGTATCTAATGCTGCATCAACTCCTGCTATCTGCCCTTGCCAAATAACATCCTACAcaaatattaagtttttaagACTATGTTCACTTGAGATTAGGTAATTCTCTATAACAAAACTCCATAGAAGTCAGAACAAAAATCACACACataatgaccaaattgacatATAGTTAATCTaacatgaaaaaacaattgaaatcatagatttatattgataatcagatatttatataaaagaatatttttatacGAAAGTAAATAactgaattaaatttaaataaactgaCAGTGTAAAAGAAATTTACACTGTCATCAAATAACagattgttataaaataaaatagttgaaCTTTGTAATAACTACTTTAAAAGTCACAGATTTCTAATTGGTTAACTGTGTAAAATCATTACATTGAAAGTACATGAAGATTAAACCCATAACCAATTTATGTCAATTAATTACATCATCTTTACACTGGCATTGTATGCCTATTGCAAAACATAGTTCTATTTTCAAGAAGATATAATGTCAGACACACATAAGGCTTAGCTTCTGGCATGAACATGCATAAACCACAGTCGTGTCCCAAAATGGCCACACCACCAGGCTGTTGGCAGCCTGTGATATACAAGTAATCAGCATCTTGTCGAAATGTATAAGGCACAACATCTGTCATCATCTTGACTGGGGCTGCAGCGATGATTGCCAAACTCTTCTCTGGGAGAAGTTCCAACAACTTTTTTCTTCTTAGGATGTATTCCTCAGTAGATATGCCCGGTGTGAGTTCCCCATCTTTTAGTAGCTacaatgtaacataacataaaaaaatgctAAGTAGACTTAACAAACAAGCATTTTAGCTAAATGCTCTACACAATAGTGCCAAGCAAGGAAGCCCTACTTCAAAATAGTTGGCGTGCATGTGGCAAACACATGATAGACACTTGAAATATTTATGGTTACGTTTCACAATATCTTTTACTTCTGCTATTGAACttttaacaaacacaaatgGAAATACAATAAACCTGAGGATGAGATGCGGAGGTTGGCTGTCCAACATCAAACGCAACCCCGCCAGTGCAATAGGAACGAAAACCTACAACCTGCGAGCGAAACTTGCAAATGCTAAGTAGTCAGAGTAACccaaatgaattatttgaataatcCCTAGATTTAcccatacaaataataataaagaaaatagaacaAATGAGATCATCAATCATGCATAGCTTCCGGTGAGAAGAACCGGTTAAAGGCCGAGAGTATAAATTGTTAAAGTATTTGCAGAGCGAGAAGATTGAATTGACTTACAGAAAAGCAAGAGTTACAAGCATTTGATAAAATGGGTAACACAATttgaagaaacaaaacaaaattccCATGTTCGAAACCACAGTAGCATCAgaaaatcatttattaaaacataCTAAGCAGACAAACAGTTCGGGATGCTATGAATACGAAGTACGAGGTGGCAGAAAGCTATGAAAGAAGACATACTTGTCTGTGTGAAGTTATGCTGGTTAGTTTTCTTACGACGCGCTGCATCTTCTTTGTGTTCAATAATACACTACGGTGCAGAGGTTTAAAGGGTTTTAGAATGAGTTAATCCTCACAAGTTTGTACTGTCACTTCATTTGTCTCGCCGAATCGTTTTACtattgttactattattattattattattatattattattattattattattattattatgcccaatttattttccctctataaattatttttgccGTAAAACGTTGGAATGCCCTCTCTTTCGAATAACATTTGTACGgtcttttataattcaaaaatatatgctgggaaatatttaatattaatatttatatttatttgatacaaAAACAACACCAATAAACGATTTAGTATTACTGACTtcattgttatttaaaattttgattatagtttcttaaagaaaataatacgTGACCTCATTATGAGAACCAAAGATGGTTTCAACGATTTGTCTCATGAACATACTTACAATAGATAAATTcgaattacaaaattaatgcTTCAATTCTAATTGAGGCAACACTCAGTGCACAAATGCAGTACTGTACTCATCCATCATAGTAAAACAAGGCTGGGACATGGTACATTTCCCTCGCAGTCTAAATACTATCAAAATGTAATTACTAAATACTTCAAATGAAATATAACTGTTAAGATAACATCTAAGATCATTATTGAGAAAATCAACAAAACTTCCTTTTCCTATCAATGATGAAAAACCATTCCTATTAGGCACATGTTTTCGAGATGgcctaacattttcttttcacatgggGTTCAGTGGACAACACAAAATATAACCAAAAGACGCGTCCCATTTTGCTAGTTCCATTGCGGCAATCGCATAATAATTGAGTATAGTACAATTTTTTGTGGCCGTACATAGAAAGACAAGATATCAAACAACAACATAAATTTGAATGGCATCAAAAACTTGAGATCATTTTTGTTTGATCTCCTACAGAAAGCGATTAAGGAAATCCTTGATCTCATCAATGTAAGGGGACTTGGTAGGAATTATATGACCACTATCATGCTCAACAATCACAGAACAATCACCATCATATAGAGAAGCAAGTTCCTTGCTTGTTTGGTTAGCTATCTGTCTGTCTTTACCATGTTCATTACCAAAAATATGAAGAGAAGGACACTTGATAGGGCCAGACTCCATGGCCTTCATCCGGAGAGCAAAGCCAGAGCACAAGACTACAAATTTGAAGTCCATTTCACCTTTCAGCTCTTCTTGTAGTGCAGAGATCAAGGCAGCCATTGCTGCTCCCTGTGAAAATCCCAAGATTCCATCAAATGGTCCTTCCTGGGAAAACACATTCTTCAAGTGTGATAGTGAAATATCATATCCAACAGTTTGCTGCTGGTATTGAAGTGGATCAAATGGGCCATCTGCTACCTTCCAGTCAACACCACTGCTTCCATCAAAGTTGGGTGCCACAAACCATGCAAACTTCTTCTTGCAATTCTCCAATGGTGGTGGAGGACTAGATGGTAATGACGATGATGCACAATTTACATTGGGCTCAAACATGGGGGTTTGGTAAATGAATGGCAATTCATGGGGAGcatcaataaaaacaaattcagTGATTTTCTTTAGTTTCTTCGCCAGTGATGCTGTTCTGCCTTTGAAACTGGATGCATTCTGCCGAAACCCATGCAAGCACAAGATTCTCAGTTTTCTTGAGGTCCTTGGATCTGAACATTAACGTTAGGAATTGCACGGTTATAGTAAATTACTGAGGGCACTTAAATTGCCTgggtttcaaattttaaaaaaacttgaattTTTCAGTAGTCATTATAGTGACAATTGTAAAATTAAACACCGGTTAGTTAACAATTTTACAGAACGCAAGTGAACGTAAAGATTTGTCGAGCAATATGGATCACAGACCTTACCATCTCCCCTGGGCACTCGAGGTAAACATATAGTATCTGAAGAAAAGTTGTTGAACTCGACACCTGACAATGATGTTTTTGattctccattttcaattaACTGTGCTGACTCGGCCTTGCCCTGTTTCTGACATAGCTCACAAACATAGGCGGTAGATTCATTCTGGTGGAACACAACGATATCAgaagcaagaaaaaaataaagaacccAGCAATCAAATAGACAAAATACTAGACTCAAGAAAttaaagatggtggaaaaggaaTAAATTTTCTGGAGTACCAATTAAGAAATGTAGTTAATCCAAGATATAGGACACATGGCATAAGGACAAATGTTATTCAAATGCAAGCATGCTAGAAGCTGAATTTTGTGACCCAATGACCAAAGCAATAGCCAGGCTGGGGCCatacaaaaatcaattaaaacttGAACCTAATTTGGGAAATATCCAACCTTTTTACCAGTAACAAAGTTAAACTCTTGACCAACATCAAGTCATATTATCTGTATTACCCAGAACCAGTTACAAGTAAACCAGCACAAAAGCAACTCTAATGTTAGCTCTATTAGTACACAAAAATAATCAGAACCAATatcttattttgaatttcatggaCACTTCACAAACTAACATATATAACAGTTCTAAGTTCCCTAGACACAAGCAAACAGCATCATGATTGCGACTGCTAGATCAGGAGATATTaattacttccttttcttttcttttcttttactttttctccTTCCTAACTCCTTCAAGATGGttaaatttacaaaactgcaaacaaaaaatatgtaggcataaataatacaaattatcaGATCATACCTCGCAACTACGGCAAACCAAAACAAGCATTCTGCAATAAGCACACCGGCAGCGAGAAGTGTAATCATCAAATGAACATTGACACATAAGGCAGGTACCAATAACATTAGCATCTGAACTTCCAACTGATATCCTACAGTCAGaatgaataaaataagatttgtcTCATCCACTGTTGCAAAACTACCCCTATGATTTTGACCAGCTTTCAATATTACCCCCACTCTTTACTAGACACTAGCTGACTTTCAATAAATGAATATGTGTAATAAACGAAACCACCAATGCATTGGAAGCCACAAATGTTATCATCGGAAGACAAGAAAAGTGAACCTCCCCTCCCCCACCCCAAAAGTTAAAAGGCAAAGATATTAAACTGGAATTATCAGCATGTACAGCAAGTTATGTGAACAATACACCTGAGCAGTGAACGCATTAAACCATGATAGTTTGTCCAGTTTCTTTAAACTAAGATTTAAAAGCATAGGCAGTAATTTGGAAAGAATATACATGTGATTATGAAAGTAATATTGTGCATAGTAAAGCTTGCCCTCCATTCCATACACAATAGTGGAAATAGCACTTctagaaaaacaaattaatagaTTAAGTCATTCCATCAAATTTAACATAAGCACAGATTAAATACACTGGAAATTGAGAGGAATGAAGATAGGGGGGATTAATGGTGAtctgataaaaataagaattgtaGCATTGTGAGAGTGTGaggaagagagaaagaaaacaaaaactttaaaatcaaatttggaTGAAAAGCTTACAGCTAATGCTAAAactttaaaatcatataaaaaactGAGAAATGAGGGGGCAGAATCACCAAGTAACTCCTAGTTAAAacatgagaaaattaaaatcaaggaatagcataaaaacattatttgtaGAGAAGGACACAGTTCACAAATACAATCAAGCATcaagcttatatatatatataccgtGTATACTTgtaaaataatcatattttgtaGTATGAGATACATACACATATCCTGTTTGTTACATAGAGGTTAACTATATCTTCAATCCAAAAACAAAGACTAATGGTTATAGTGTAATGAAGCTTAAATTACATTTGCAGGTCATTGCCTTTATCactccaaaaacaaaaatatctacCACTATATCTCGTTACCAAACACAAACACTAACAACCAGAGAATTTAGCATAGTATCACTATTCCTATCACTACAAGATTACAAGATACTGGTGCAAATTCATGCCTGAAAAGGGGCATACCGGTGATCAAATACAAAATTCTTTCCTTTGAAAAAACCACCATCTGGGAATTGCTCCAAATACCGTTGTATGCCACCAAATAACTGCAATTAATACAAAATCATAAGAAATACTGCTAATCAGCATTAAGGCTATTCTTGATCATGTATGTAGCAACTTCTTATAAAAGGGTACTCCTCAACCACAATATTTCCACACCCCAAAGTAGGTATTCCATCACACACTAATACCAGGGACCTTTCTTATGACTAAATAGGCTCTTTTATAAGGCAATAAGTTGTGCCGATATGAACACCTTGTTAACATTATACATTTCCATTGCATAACAATCgagatttcttcttttattttcgaAAAGAGTGggtagaaaaaaagaaaattcaggATTTACCTGAAACACATTCTCAAAACCGGCACCTTTAGACTTAATATATGCTGATGCCATCTCACACCGAATTCCACCAGTACAATACCTGCAACCATTCGGTGGAACCACAGGATAAGTAGTTACTAGTTACTCGAGCACAAAAATGATCAGAACATGGAAACCCTACTGCCAAATCACTGATCATATAGGAAACACCAACAACCCTGTAGAATAGCACCGCGTATGGAAATTTTTGGATACAACACCCGTTACATGTCTGACACTCTTCAACCAtgtcacaattaaaaaatacttttttcagCTCAAAAGCCTTCACATGGCTTCAGGTAAAGAAAGTGAACCAACATGTAATCTTGGCTAAGCACTTACTAGACACTACTATCATAAGGAAAGgtaaacaaagaaattaaaggaaaacaagttatattacaaataatgcAGGACTCACTTTTGTAGGTTTGTGTCCTTAAGACTTAACTAGTTATTTAAACTATTAAGATATATGTTTCTTGTTTAGGAATTCTACTGAGAGCTGTTATTATAGGAAAACTATAGCAAGTTGCCTATATAGTataatacataaaatttaattttcaatagaGACTTTTGTCGTGTTGATTATATATATCAGCAATATCACCGTGTCTTACATTTTGGACATTAGTCTGACCTTGTGTACCGGGAGCTTCATAATCTATTATATCATACTTCATAATTAAAATCATCCTCAAAATGTCATAAAAGAAAACTTACATGAAgatattttttcctttcaaccGGTCACCATTATCATCTATCCACGAGGACAAGTCACTGTACTGCCTAACTTTTGGATCCAAAGTCTCAACATTTGGCACGTCAAACTTCCCAATCCTTGTTTCATACAGATTCCTTGCATCAAGTAAAACAAGGCCGTTTTCTGGACTCTCGTTGTCTACAAAACAATGGATTACACAAATGATGATACAAGACTCAAGTTCCAATACCAATTCCCCAAACATAACCGAATGCTGAAGATAGAGACAACAAAAGTGAGGAATAAACAAATTAACAGGGTAACATTAaactaaggaaaaaaaaaactgcataAATGAATGGTGTGAAGTTATAGAAACTTACTGGCATTGTGAAGGGAAGAATGGAAGTCAAGTGCAGATAGATGGCTTCCAGCATTGGAGATATCAGGCGCTTTTAACAGTGGATGAGAACTGAGAGTAACAAGTTCATCCACAATCCGAATAGAGAGAGAAGTGAAGCCACACTCTTGGGCAACTTTGTCGTTTAGTGGGTGATGACACGTGGCGAGCTTGAAATCGGTGCGGTGAAACAAGGAGTTGTAGGCTTTGAGGGCTTCGATGTGGGACTCGAGAGAGGACAAATTGCCACCAACCTGTGCGAAGAGAAATGAGTAGCGATAGGAATTGAAAGAtgaaatggaaagaaaaaaaaaatagcatttaTGATTACTAACAGTGACATTGACACCATGGGTTGAAAGGCGAACACGACCTCGTAGGTTGAGGGAGGTGCAGTTGGAGTGGTAGAAGGTGAGGAGGTGGTTGAGGTCTGAAATTTCAGCGTAATTGTAATAAAGGAGCACTCCGTACTGCTCTTTGTCTTTGTCTTCGGACATggtagggtttagggtttatgctCGCCGGTTCTGTCACAGAGGGTGCAGGGTTGCGCGATTTAACGGCGTACTTGGCTCCTCCGTTTGCCCCCAGATCcttttggtttttttatttttttatttattttttatgtttttcttatgtttgtgaaaaatataaatttataaaaaaaaattatgccagACAAAGTTACACCCTTAAATGTATTGAGAGGTCAAATGTTTAGTGACTATCTATTGAAGTtggaaaaaagttaaataaaaattaacgaTTACTTTGTTAAAAGAAAAGCAGATGTTAGAAGAGATATTcaagatttatttatattgaaaaaaagagaaaaaattatttttaaataaaaaagtggctatttttgttttccggcttatttcttttaatcatcataaatttttttagttaattctttttaatattaaaacttttaaaacgtcaaattaAGTAACAGTCTTGATATtgagtaattatttatttaacttgtgtgtaaaaaaaaattagtgcaattttaaaatgtattttatacaaaattaaaatcataattaaatgttatatataaaccatatttttgttctcaattttattctttaataagtAACTgtttttttagaattaaattaattactttattatttgtattgtaagtaactattttaataaatttaattgtttcattaatttaattttttaaaattaattcttttaaattaaaataattatttttaataaaaatattattcacaaaaataaataaataattatttatagtaaaatttaaaaaattatttatatattaatttttataattttaccctttaattaagttttatttcaagttaaaataattacattttttttattccttaaatgagcgttatttaattttaattttaatttatctttttgatAGTCAccttttaaattcaaataattaattataataaaaatatacaaattaattattttataattatttgtaataaaaatattttatagtataattaattttgttataataaaaaaaactaattatctatacatttattaatattacattattatatcaaatttaacttatagtttaataaaaatttggtGGAATAAAGAGGATATTATGTacacatatttttttcaatatatagtttaattcaaattttattgttcTAGTCATCTTCTCctaaatagtttatatttatatatagtagTGGATCTACGTGCACAATGGGGTGTGGGAGCGCACCACATTGTTTTGTTACAATTGTTATCAATATCTGAAATCCGTTACAATTGTTATCAATATCTGATACtcccttaatttttttatttttatgtgaaatgGTTGTTgaattcaaaaccaaaataatttataattactttactGACTTAATGTCTCAAATATGAGGTTGTTGAATCTCAagttcttaataaatttttcttacaTTGAAGTTTTTCCGTATTAAGACGAATTTTGCATTAATTGTCCAAAACTAAAGTTGTGTTACTATGACACGATTTTATTTAAGTAGATCTTTAACTTCATTGAAGTTATATCAAAATGAGATTACTTCACCTTTGTACTAAAGTATTACCATTTTAgcataattttaactaattttaattgaaatcttatAATTGTATACAACTTCTTTATAATGAAGTTATACCATATTATTACGACTTTTATTGTGTAggaatttcttttaaaattacaccatttttagaattttatatttaaattacatcaaaaatataaaaacccGTTATTTGTCACTTGATTGTGATCATTTTGTTGGGCATGCtcctaataaaattttaaggtaaaaatacctttttggtcacaattttcgtcaagtttggTTAAATCgatcctaattttgtttttgtgtttaaatagatcataattttcgtcaattttgttcaattaacaccgtttaaatcattaacagtcGTGAACCGTAACTGTcatcaatttggtccatatatttgttatttttgttcaatttagtcctaattttggttaaaattgaTTAGTTTTGTATGTCTAGAaaatgagaccaaatttaatttttatataaaaatgataatgatgtgaattttaatatattatataaaaatatttatttaaaaatgtgaattttaatataaaaataaaatttggtttcaatttggagagagacaaaattggttcatgttaacaaaaattaagactaaattgaacaaaaattacGAATATAAAGAccgaattaaatataaaatattgattatgaCACATGGCACGCTACTAgattgacatgtggacatttaaaaacaaattaaataaatcatgaagtgacacgtgataGTCATTGTTgccattaataatttaaacagtgttagaaaaaataaaatagatgaaaattaggacttatttgaatataaaaacaaaattaggattgatttgacaaaacttaagatagaaaatatattttaaccttaaattaattaattatatttattttttattttaatattacttttagttttttatttttaaaataaattcatcaataaataacaatagtaaaattaatgtattatataaaattttagatataaaaataatataaacatattataGTTACTAGCGGACACACCGGCGCTGTCACGCCTGTGTattcgcattttttaatttttaagaaatttaagataataacaaatatataatttttaaaatagttgttaaataaaaaattaaaagaaaaagatatgtaaaaagaaaatttaaataatgatttaagacaaaagagatttgtagaaaaatgattaaaagtaaattatttataaaataatgaatttttaaaataattaatttttaaaataactaaggtaaaacgggtattatgaaatgtggacagaAAAAGAGGAATCtccttttataaaataattaatttttaaaataactaaggatAAAACgagtattatgaaatgtggacacaaaaagaaatTCCCTTTATTGTTATAGAATAGATATATAGATACAATTGGTTATGTAAGAATTTTGTCTTTcatgttattttagtttaatatatttttaattgttttcttaatatatatatatatattatttattttcatagttTTTCATCATCCAATTAACTATACTTTTTAAAAGCAGTTACAAAGTATTATTCCACCGGAAGCTAGCGGCGGGATTGAAAaacaaacttttttaaattcaaaattctcCCGCTTCAACCAAGAAAAACAATGTAGAGTGCTAATTATTTTTGTCGTACTAGGTGTTGTTAACCTTGATTTGATGGGAACGTTGTTGGATGTTTGTTACAATGTTACTGTCTCACAACACCTTGCATTTGTTGAACCGCAATTTATGCCCGAAACCCATACCCTTGTAGGTCCTACTCCCACTCATGAAAATTACTTGACTAGACCATTTTCAGAATGCATCTCTCAAATTCACcttcaaaatttatcataacaattatttataacttttaccTATCAGTGTTTACCATGATCAATATTTGGAATCAATAAATACCCACTCTCCTTCACAACCCTTTTCACAAGCAGGTGAGAGGGATTCAACATTTGGTTGGACTATGTGGGAGCTCTCGATGGTGTCGTCCTGGCCGGGAACATTGGCATCGTACATAACTCCTCGTTGGTCGCCGGCGAGGTTGCTGAGGTGGTCGGGGATGATGAGCGTGTCAATTGTGGACGAAGTCGTGTGGAGAGTGGTGACCGCGTTTGAATCGGTGGCTCTCGTTTCCATGCTCTGCTTCTTTTTCTTGTTCTGTGGCTGCACCATTTGATCTCAACTCTCAACCCTTAGGCCTCGatctttctttctcattttcaatttaGCACTAGCTCTCACTTTATggtttttagaaatttttgtaatggaaaatttgttcttttttaaaaGTAGAAATGCACTGAACTAGGTTGAAGTTTTGTCTACTGTTGTGTGTATTGTTTGTTCTCAGACTTCTTGAACTATGTGTATAACAACAGTAAAGGAGAAAATTAATGGCGTTTTATTTGTGCTGATCCTCTGAATCTGGTAacacttccatttttttttgttgacgGAGGAAACTATGTTGTGTTCTGAACTGAAGGCGCGTGTTGTTCGGCTcgttgtttaaattatttttttaataaataataaaagataacaaaaatatgTAAGTTCTGgttcatttaatattaaagtGTAAGAAAATGTGACTTTTATGCTTCTTTAAATAGTACATACTTTTTATTTGCGGTTTAC is a window from the Vigna unguiculata cultivar IT97K-499-35 chromosome 7, ASM411807v1, whole genome shotgun sequence genome containing:
- the LOC114190680 gene encoding intermediate cleaving peptidase 55, mitochondrial isoform X2 — encoded protein: MQRVVRKLTSITSHRQVVGFRSYCTGGVAFDVGQPTSASHPQLLKDGELTPGISTEEYILRRKKLLELLPEKSLAIIAAAPVKMMTDVVPYTFRQDADYLYITGCQQPGGVAILGHDCGLCMFMPEAKPYDVIWQGQIAGVDAALDTFKADKAYPMRKLHEILPDMIKGSSKVFHNVQTVTPAYMEIEAFKKLAYCNNVMDLAVYTHQLRWIKSPAELKLMKESASIACQALLLTMLHSKTYPFEGTLAAKVEYECKIRGAQRMGFNPVVGGGPNGSIIHYSRNDQRIKQGDLVLMDIGCELHGYVSDLTRTWPPCGSFSSAQEELYELILETNKHCVELCKPGASIRQIHNHSVEMLQKGLKELGILRGVGSSSYHKLNPTSIGHYLGMDIHDCSMVSFDSPLKPGVVITIEPGVYIPSSFNGPERYRGIGIRIEDEVLITETGYEVLTASIPKEVKHIESLLNNFCHGMGTTLDSQNN
- the LOC114190680 gene encoding intermediate cleaving peptidase 55, mitochondrial isoform X1, coding for MQRVVRKLTSITSHRQFRSQVVGFRSYCTGGVAFDVGQPTSASHPQLLKDGELTPGISTEEYILRRKKLLELLPEKSLAIIAAAPVKMMTDVVPYTFRQDADYLYITGCQQPGGVAILGHDCGLCMFMPEAKPYDVIWQGQIAGVDAALDTFKADKAYPMRKLHEILPDMIKGSSKVFHNVQTVTPAYMEIEAFKKLAYCNNVMDLAVYTHQLRWIKSPAELKLMKESASIACQALLLTMLHSKTYPFEGTLAAKVEYECKIRGAQRMGFNPVVGGGPNGSIIHYSRNDQRIKQGDLVLMDIGCELHGYVSDLTRTWPPCGSFSSAQEELYELILETNKHCVELCKPGASIRQIHNHSVEMLQKGLKELGILRGVGSSSYHKLNPTSIGHYLGMDIHDCSMVSFDSPLKPGVVITIEPGVYIPSSFNGPERYRGIGIRIEDEVLITETGYEVLTASIPKEVKHIESLLNNFCHGMGTTLDSQNN